A genomic segment from Rhodohalobacter sp. SW132 encodes:
- a CDS encoding helix-turn-helix transcriptional regulator gives MSYTTELIDFVKSRRDQLGLTQQELAERAGVGIRFVRDLEQGKESLRLDKVNQVLVLFGHKMGPIKIEDRDEL, from the coding sequence ATGAGTTATACAACAGAGCTTATCGACTTTGTGAAATCCAGGCGTGATCAGTTGGGCCTCACCCAGCAGGAGCTTGCCGAACGGGCAGGTGTAGGCATTCGATTTGTCCGGGACCTGGAACAGGGAAAAGAGAGTCTTCGCCTTGATAAGGTGAACCAGGTGCTTGTTCTCTTTGGCCATAAAATGGGACCCATAAAAATAGAGGACCGCGATGAGTTATAG